In the Malassezia vespertilionis chromosome 1, complete sequence genome, one interval contains:
- the RLI1 gene encoding Fe-S cluster-binding ribosome biosynthesis protein (BUSCO:EOG09261127; COG:Q; EggNog:ENOG503NYJ0) has translation MAPKAKGREERIAIVNADKCKPQKCRQECKRSCPVVRMGRLCIEVAPASKIAFISETLCIGCGICTKKCPFEAINIIKLPTNLENETTHRYSANSFKLHRLPTPRAGQVLGLVGTNGIGKSSALKILSGKMKPNLGRYDNPPDWAEILKYFRGSELQNLFAKVLEDDIKALIKPQYVDNIPRALKNKATVEQLLDSKLQRDNKDRVVSVCDLEPVMDRDVHNLSGGELQRFAIAMSCIQKANMYMFDEPSSYLDVKQRLNVARAIRDLLDSDTYVIAVEHDLSVLDYLSDFICCLYGVPGVYGVVTVPSPVRDGINIFLDGFIPSENMRFREESLTFKIAETADDRQVERTALFEYPDMTKKLGAFELSISAGSFSDSEIIVFLGENGTGKTTFVKMLAGKLAPDQGADKLPQLNVSLKPQTISPKFSGTVRMLLLKQVKTSFMHPQFQTDVVKPMSLDNIIDNDVQTLSGGELQRVALVLALGKPADIYLIDEPSAYLDSEQRIQASKVIKRFILHSKKTAMIIEHDIIMATYLADRVIVYEGTPSVKAHAKSPESLLTGMNTFLATLDVSMRRDPTNLRPRVNKYASVKDKEQKSSGQYFFLEN, from the coding sequence ATGGCACCGAAGGCCAAAGggcgcgaggagcgcattgCCATCGTCAATGCCGACAAATGCAAGCCCCAGAAATGCCGCCAAGAATGCAAACGATCTTGTCCTGTTGTGCGCATGGGCCGTCTGTGTATCGAGGTAGCACCGGCAAGCAAAATTGCGTTTATTAGCGAGACGCTATGCATTGGTTGTGGCATTTGCACTAAAAAGTGTCCGTTTGAGGCGATTAATATTATCAAGCTGCCCACCAATCTTGAAAATGAGACGACACATCGGTACAGTGCAAACAGTTTCAAGTTGCATCGTTTGCCGACGCCTCGTGCGGGCCAAGTGCTTGGTCTCGTCGGCACCAACGGTATTGGCAAGAGTTCCGCGTTGAAGATTTTGTCTGGAAAGATGAAGCCGAACCTTGGCCGTTATGATAACCCCCCGGACTGGGCAGAAATCTTAAAGTATTTCCGTGGCTCTGAGCTGCAAAACCTATTTGCCAAGGTACTCGAGGACGACATAAAAGCGCTTATCAAGCCACAATACGTGGATAACATTCCTCGTGCACTGAAAAACAAGGCTACAGTagagcagctgcttgaCAGTAAattgcagcgcgacaaTAAGGATCGTGTCGTGAGTGTTTGCGACCTCGAGCCCGTTATGGACCGCGATGTGCATAACCTTTCTGGTGGTGAGTTGCAGCGTTTTGCTATTGCGATGTCGTGCATCCAGAAAGCAAACATGTACATGTTTGATGAGCCTTCCTCCTACCTGGACGTGAAGCAACGTCTGAACGTGGCTCGTGCGATTCGTGATCTTCTCGACTCAGATACCTACGTCATTGCTGTCGAGCACGATCTGTCTGTTTTGGACTATCTCAGTGACTTTATTTGCTGTCTTTACGGCGTTCCGGGTGTTTATGGTGTCGTCACTGTGCCGTCACCTGTGCGCGACGGTATCAACATTTTCTTGGACGGGTTTATCCCGTCAGAAAACATGCGTTTCCGCGAGGAGTCGCTTACCTTCAAGATTGCCGAGACTGCCGACGACAGACAAGTGGAACGCACTGCTCTGTTCGAATACCCCGATATGACCAAAAAGCTGGGCGCATTTGAGCTGTCCATTTCTGCGGGCAGTTTCTCTGACTCGGAAATTATCGTGTTTTTAGGCGAGAACGGCACAGGAAAGACTACGTTCGTAAAGATGCTTGCGGGCAAGCTCGCGCCAGACCAAGGTGCTGACAAGCTGCCGCAGCTGAATGTGTCGTTGAAGCCGCAGACGATCTCGCCCAAGTTCTCTGGCACggtgcgcatgctgctcTTGAAGCAAGTCAAGACCTCGTTCATGCACCCGCAATTCCAAACGGATGTTGTCAAACCTATGAGTCTCGACAACATTATTGACAATGACGTGCAGACGCTCTCAGGTGGtgagctgcagcgtgtTGCATTGGTGCTTGCTCTTGGAAAGCCTGCCGACATTTACCTCATCGACGAGCCCAGTGCCTACTTGGACTCGGAGCAGCGTATCCAGGCGTCCAAGGTTATCAAGCGTTTCATCCTTCACTCGAAGAAGACGGCGATGATCATTGAGCACGACATTATTATGGCCACTTATTTGGCAGACCGTGTCATTGTATACGAGGGTACACCCTCCGTAAAGGCGCATGCAAAGAGCCCTGAATCCTTGCTTACGGGTATGAACACCTTCTTGGCCACACTTGATGTGAGTATGCGTCGTGACCCGACCAATTTGCGCCCGCGCGTAAACAAGTACGCAAGTGTCAAGGACAAGGAGCAGAAATCAAGCGGCCAATACTTCTTCCTCGAAAATTAA
- a CDS encoding RING-type E3 ubiquitin transferase (EggNog:ENOG503P0AW; COG:O) — MKFGKSYREVLADPTFPEDWKKGAIQYNNLKKLLNGVVDELESIGLSPGVVEGLLNPQGEGRSTQAQDLSEAGPSNWDEAQNNRRATPADLLQVQGDLANDASLRAELAASEWLSSLSDDNRFRRKQRRKRKPRSNSTGGEPFFLPTPHTSPDTFVLNPEKYKREGVESAKRSTRRHSSSGLERTRLIDAENAELPPIMLAEDANPDAVAETLSRSQIGASGVPSARSPEHDWFGSNWARVRVPQWFSSDEGVHQGSYGNTDEPLEPRWVESTSGRRAWAEYHVLGDSLDLRPELVVHIESPDSLSLSASPDSLQSSQVLTPKESRDNSPDTATGTTANESKSNRLSRLDLGAPAQHIQTIVSAEVQKANKNSTSQGIHERRVIIPLTSDEKFFKVLSDAVRQLLQLHLAQQQSLIRHVNEICKTISDVASPLNTPKDMYAWREIFTLWIEHEIFESSRERDRGELSVVESRRRLRNYIEELVKRRFLAAHKSALTEQDSKATDTWEVEGLNRYSPLADPRSVNALDHFLRLNVALVSLKRFQRLNIEMIRKILKKHEKKTALDISKTLDTILFAPGSKPLIKSPQTGLLVTDLDLSTAKHIEIFQALSSFIPMRLAAPSQTSLPNILASILTKALLPILPSISAYDCPVCMSIAYQPVRLRCDHVFCIRCMVKMQKQGTRDCPMCRSKYAVEEAGEENLDVEMTEYLCAWFPTEVEEKAASNKSDRSVEERKEAEMHKKKKFAFFRRGRRSEQHDQDCTIF; from the coding sequence ATGAAATTCGGGAAGTCGTATCGCGAAGTGCTCGCGGACCCTACATTTCCAGAGGACTGGAAAAAGGGGGCGATTCAATACAACAACCTTAAAAAATTGCTCAATGGCGTTGTTGACGAGCTCGAATCAATCGGGTTAAGCCCTGGGGTTGTTGAAGGGCTCCTCAATCCACAAGGCGAAGGGCGCAGCACGCAAGCACAGGACCTGTCTGAAGCTGGCCCTTCCAATTGGGATGAAGCACAAAATAAcagacgcgcgacgccggcgGATTTACTACAGGTACAGGGGGACCTCGCAAACGACGCAAGTCTTCGTGCAGAATTAGCGGCATCAGAGTGGCTATCTTCTCTTTCCGATGATAATCGTTTCCGCAGGAAGCAACGTCGGAAAAGGAAGCCGCGGTCAAATAGTACCGGCGGCGAACCGTTTTTTTTGCCCACGCCACACACCTCTCCGGATACATTTGTGCTTAACCCAGAAAAGTACAAGAGGGAAGGGGTAGAGAGTGCAAAGCGGAGTACTCGCCGCCACTCGTCGAGTGGGCTTGAGCGAACCCGGCTAATTGATGCGGAAAATGCAGAACTTCCGCCGATTATGCTTGCGGAAGACGCGAATCCAGACGCTGTCGCCGAGACACTTTCTCGCTCGCAAATCGGCGCCTCAGGTGTGCCCAGTGCTAGATCTCCAGAGCACGATTGGTTTGGGTCGAATTGGGCGCGGGTTCGCGTACCCCAATGGTTTTCATCGGATGAAGGAGTACACCAAGGCTCGTACGGGAACACTGACGAGCCATTGGAACCGAGATGGGTTGAAAGCACGTCGGGCCGTCGAGCATGGGCAGAATACCATGTTTTGGGTGATTCCCTGGACCTCAGGCCTGAACTGGTGGTACATATAGAGTCTCCGGACTCGTTGAGTCTGTCTGCATCGCCAGATTCGCTGCAAAGCTCCCAAGTGTTAACACCCAAGGAGAGTAGGGATAATTCGCCCGACACGGCAACCGGCACTACCGCGAATGAGAGCAAAAGCAACCGGCTGAGCAGGCTGGATTTGGGGGCACCTGCACAGCATATCCAGACTATTGTGTCTGCAGAAGTGCAGAAAGCCAACAAGAACAGTACATCGCAAGGCATTcacgagcgccgcgtcaTTATCCCGCTCACATCAGACGAGAAATTTTTCAAGGTATTATCGGACGCAGTGCGTCAGCTTTTGCAGCTCCATCTCGCCCAGCAACAATCCTTAATTCGGCATGTGAACGAGATTTGCAAGACGATTTCAGATGTGGCAAGTCCTTTGAATACGCCCAAGGACATGTATGCATGGCGCGAGATATTCACGCTTTGGATCGAGCACGAGATATTTGAGAGTTctcgcgagcgcgaccgGGGCGAGTTGAGCGTTGTAGAGTCAAGGAGGCGACTACGAAACTATATTGAAGAGCTCGTAAAGCGCCGTtttcttgcggcgcacaaatCGGCACTGACGGAGCAGGATAGCAAAGCGACAGACACTTGGGAGGTGGAAGGGCTAAACCGGTACTCTCCGCTAGCAGATCCACGCAGTGTGAACGCATTGGATCATTTCCTTCGCTTGAATGTTGCGCTTGTGTCTTTGAAACGCTTTCAACGGCTGAATATCGAGATGATTCGCAAGATTCTGAAGAAACACGAAAAAAAGACTGCACTCGATATTTCGAAAACGCTGGATACGATTCTGTTTGCGCCGGGCTCCAAGCCCCTCATCAAATCTCCGCAGACGGGTCTCTTGGTGACCGACTTGGATTTATCCACAGCCAAGCACATTGAAATTTTTCAAGCACTTTCATCGTTTATTCCGATGCGACTTGCCGCGCCTTCGCAAACATCACTCCCAAACATTTTGGCGTCGATCCTTACCAAGGCTCTCTTGCCAATTCTTCCCTCTATCAGCGCATATGACTGCCCTGTGTGCATGTCTATTGCATACCAACCTGTTCGTCTCCGTTGCGACCATGTGTTTTGTATCCGTTGCATGGTGAAAATGCAAAAGCAAGGGACACGCGACTGTCCAATGTGCCGTTCCAAGTATGCAGTGGAAGAAGCTGGCGAGGAGAATCTTGACGTGGAGATGACTGAGTATCTCTGTGCATGGTTTCCTACCGAGGTCGAGGAGAAAGCTGCGAGCAACAAATCGGACCGTTCTGTGGAAGAAAGGAAGGAAGCAGAAATGCACAAAAAGAAAAAGTTTGCATTCTTCCGCCGCGGACGCCGATCCGAGCAGCACGACCAGGACTGCACCATTTTCTAG